A genomic window from Parasteatoda tepidariorum isolate YZ-2023 chromosome 10, CAS_Ptep_4.0, whole genome shotgun sequence includes:
- the LOC139426848 gene encoding SCAN domain-containing protein 3-like, with amino-acid sequence MAATSIKKSALRASYLVANRIAKAKKPFNIGEELILPATKDICPEILEAAVEKIAHVPLSASNVTRRIEEIAEDIEKQLLERINASPWYALQVDESTDIDSKAVLLVYVRYLYQEDVHEDLLCALSLPTNATGELFKSLDGYMSRQLKWSFCVGICTGGATAMTGRLSGLTARITEVASESEATHCLIHREVLASRKMSPEFNSVLIDDVKVINYIKAHALNSCLFEQLCEEMDAEYRCLLLYTEIRWLSRGKSLLRVFELREPLQRFLLEKKSPLAAHFSDKVWVTKLAYLCDIFNLMNELNLCFQGKMTTVFKLADKVADFKAKLEL; translated from the coding sequence atggcCGCCACATCAATAAAGAAGAGTGCACTAAGAGCATCATATTTGGTGGCTAACCGCATTGCTAAAGCTAAAAAGCCATTCAATATTGGTGAAGAATTAATCTTGCCCGCCACTAAAGACATTTGCCCTGAAATACTAGAAGCTGCTGTGGAAAAGATAGCACATGTGCCTTTGTCGGCTAGCAATGTGACTAGGCGCATTGAGGAAATAGCCGAAGACATTGAAAAGCAATTGTTGGAGAGGATTAATGCATCACCGTGGTACGCACTCCAGGTTGACGAATCTACAGATATTGACAGCAAGGCAGTACTACTTGTTTATGTGCGATATCTATATCAGGAAGATGTGCATGAGGATTTGTTATGTGCACTATCTTTGCCAACCAACGCCACAGGAGAACTGTTCAAGTCACTGGATGGTTATATGTCAAGACAACTAAAATGGTCCTTTTGTGTAGGCATATGCACAGGCGGAGCTACTGCTATGACCGGACGTCTATCTGGTTTAACTGCTCGGATTACGGAAGTTGCATCTGAGAGTGAAGCTACACATTGTCTCATTCACAGGGAAGTGCTAGCAAGCAGAAAAATGTCACCAGAATTTAACAGCGTATTGATTGATGACGTTAAAGTTATTAACTACATCAAAGCACACGCCCTTAACTCGTGCCTGTTTGAGCAGCTTTGTGAAGAGATGGACGCAGAGTACAGATGCCTTCTGTTATACACAGAAATAAGATGGTTATCCAGAGGAAAATCGCTACTGAGAGTATTTGAATTGCGAGAGCCATTGCAAAGATTTCTCTTAGAAAAGAAGTCACCGCTGGCAGCACATTTCAGTGACAAGGTATGGGTCACCAAACTGGCTTACCTGTGTGACATATTCAACTTGATGAATGAACTCAATCTGTGCTTTCAGGGGAAAATGACAACTGTTTTCAAGTTGGCTGACAAAGTCGCTGACTTTAAAGCCAAACTGGAGTTATGA
- the LOC122271873 gene encoding uncharacterized protein, with protein sequence MFARESPNDANNYDFVKELILKQYKLNAEELKQNFYRHFKSPEKSWRNFAQELNCYFSEWVSEVKITTFDDLKSLMVTEKMKRHVPNDMRDHFLEDWMELNSYSKLAGKLDVYESLKNSFKEKSVSYNRSNQNDSWRSMNQSDIRTKEKLTWQKNNVKENVREREFERRRQLRCYECGSYDHLRPQCPKAKANSETVASLHVSEPRFPDIMTPYTSICVVNGVDISILRDTGATLDLIPRRFVKPEMYTGEFVWIKTPIQEESFCFPLAGVELNCKLGKVVTKAAVLGDSLDQGYYLLGNKTGALLENSFEVPMISAVMTRKQEKMNERREVENKDNVQLGIVDFNELPLLLIKRRKAMTYSLKRYYLVIKNLLVSNC encoded by the coding sequence ATGTTCGCGAGAGAGTCTCCTAATGATGCCAATAACTACGACTTTGTAAAAGAATTGATTCTTAAACAATATAAGCTTAATGCAGAGgaactcaaacaaaatttttatcgaCATTTTAAATCACCTGAAAAATCTTGGCGAAATTTTGCACAAgaattaaattgctattttagcgAATGGGtttctgaagtaaaaattaCCACTTTCGATGATCTTAAGAGTTTGATGGTTACCGAGAAAATGAAACGTCATGTACCAAATGACATGAGAGATCATTTTCTTGAAGATTGGATGGAATTGAATTCTTATTCCAAATTAGCCGGGAAATTGGACGtctatgaaagtttaaaaaacagtttcaagGAAAAGTCTGTGTCTTATAATCGAAGTAACCAAAATGATTCTTGGCGATCTATGAACCAAAGTGATATCAGAACTAAAGAAAAGTTGACTTGgcagaaaaataatgttaaagaaaatgttcGCGAAAGAgaatttgaaagaagaagaCAGCTTAGATGCTATGAATGTGGTTCTTATGATCATCTACGCCCTCAATGTCCCAAGGCGAAAGCAAATTCAGAAACTGTGGCTTCGCTTCACGTTTCGGAACCAAGGTTTCCTGATATAATGACACCATATACGAGCATTTGCGTGGTAAATGGCGTTGACATTTCAATACTACGAGACACTGGCGCAACCTTGGATTTAATTCCTAGGAGATTTGTAAAACCTGAAATGTACACGGGTGAGTTTGTTTGGATAAAAACTCCAATACAGGAAGAATCATTTTGTTTCCCATTAGCCGGAGTTGAATTAAACTGTAAGTTAGGAAAAGTGGTTACTAAGGCAGCTGTATTAGGTGATTCTCTTGATCAAGGGTATTATTTATTGGGTAACAAAACGGGTGCTCTATTGGAAAATTCGTTTGAAGTCCCAATGATAAGTGCTGTAATGACtcgaaaacaagaaaaaatgaatgaaaggagggaagtagaaaataaagataatgtaCAGCTCGGTATAGTCGATTTCAATGAACTTCCGTTACTTCTGATCAAACGGCGAAAAGCGATGACTTACTCACTGAAAAGATATTACCTtgtaataaagaatttattggTATCGAACTGTTAA